A part of Streptomyces sp. NBC_01210 genomic DNA contains:
- a CDS encoding GntR family transcriptional regulator: MPAERFREHTVPVAAARRRRLRADQARQLADLLRHQARTGGFPGGVLPLEGAIGDDYRVSRNTVRQALDLLRTEGLVERQPGVGTVVVSEKYSHGLDRLQGLAETLHEHGDVTNEVRTVGPVAAPAPVARRLGLAEHTDVLYIERLRRLNGLPLSLDLTYIPMDIGTGLLGCDLEHTDVFRLLETLTGQPLGTAEITLEAVNADAHSAAVLEAPRGAAVLMLERLTHLSDGRPVDLEFIRFRGDRITMSGLLHRSL, encoded by the coding sequence ATGCCAGCCGAACGTTTCCGCGAGCACACCGTGCCGGTCGCCGCCGCCCGACGGCGGCGGCTGCGCGCGGACCAGGCGCGGCAGCTCGCCGACCTGCTGCGCCACCAGGCGCGCACCGGCGGCTTTCCCGGTGGCGTGCTGCCGCTCGAAGGCGCGATCGGCGACGACTACCGCGTGTCCCGCAACACCGTCAGGCAGGCGCTGGATCTGCTGCGTACGGAGGGGCTGGTCGAACGGCAGCCGGGCGTCGGCACGGTCGTGGTGTCCGAGAAGTACTCGCACGGCCTCGACCGGCTGCAGGGCCTCGCCGAAACCCTGCACGAACACGGCGACGTCACCAACGAAGTCCGTACGGTCGGTCCGGTCGCCGCGCCCGCACCCGTGGCCCGGCGGCTCGGCCTCGCGGAGCACACCGATGTGCTCTACATCGAGCGGCTGCGCCGGCTGAACGGCCTGCCGCTCTCCCTCGACCTCACCTACATCCCGATGGACATCGGCACCGGTCTGCTCGGCTGCGACCTGGAGCACACCGATGTGTTCCGGCTGCTCGAGACGCTCACCGGGCAGCCGCTCGGCACGGCCGAGATCACCCTGGAGGCCGTCAACGCCGACGCGCACTCCGCCGCCGTACTCGAAGCCCCGCGCGGCGCGGCCGTACTCATGCTGGAACGGCTCACCCATCTCTCCGACGGCCGGCCCGTGGACCTGGAGTTCATCCGCTTCCGCGGCGACCGCATCACCATGAGCGGGCTGCTCCACCGCTCCCTCTGA
- a CDS encoding 4Fe-4S dicluster domain-containing protein — MPLAPQRADVPVTIDESKCIDGCTLCVDMCPLDSLAINPDSGKAFMHVDECWYCGPCAARCPTDAVTVNMPYLLR, encoded by the coding sequence ATGCCTCTGGCACCCCAGCGCGCCGACGTGCCCGTGACCATCGACGAGTCGAAGTGCATCGACGGCTGCACGCTCTGCGTCGACATGTGCCCGCTCGACTCCCTCGCGATCAACCCGGACAGCGGCAAGGCCTTCATGCACGTGGACGAGTGCTGGTACTGCGGCCCGTGCGCGGCCCGGTGTCCCACGGACGCGGTCACCGTCAACATGCCCTATCTGCTTCGCTGA
- a CDS encoding GOLPH3/VPS74 family protein: protein MTELTLPEELLLLALDPVTGRRHCGRRYLQYGLAGAALAELELQGRVAEAHGRVTVVNPLPPQDRLSAQILASLPAPGMSRFGDGVRARPWVRRTGREVEELCLHQLVGRGVLRVERRRFLGLFPYHRYPAAAEDCSARARGRYAESMTVGFPDRRSRLLAAFTSAIGLAGVLYPGFETWRERGRLRVLVREEWAPYAVHRAVQQDKQSSSSGSFGDGGGAVDGGGDGGGDGGGGGDGGGGD, encoded by the coding sequence ATGACGGAACTCACCCTGCCCGAGGAGCTGTTGCTGCTTGCCCTGGACCCGGTGACGGGCCGTCGGCACTGCGGTCGGCGCTATCTGCAGTACGGGCTGGCCGGCGCTGCCCTGGCCGAGCTCGAGCTCCAGGGCAGGGTCGCCGAGGCACACGGCCGGGTGACGGTGGTCAATCCACTGCCGCCGCAGGACCGGCTGTCGGCACAGATCCTGGCGAGCCTCCCGGCCCCGGGCATGAGCCGGTTCGGCGACGGCGTACGGGCCCGGCCCTGGGTCAGGCGCACCGGGCGGGAAGTCGAAGAGCTGTGCCTGCACCAACTGGTGGGGCGCGGTGTGCTGCGGGTGGAGAGGCGCCGCTTCCTGGGTCTCTTCCCGTACCACCGGTACCCCGCGGCGGCCGAGGACTGCTCGGCTCGGGCGCGGGGGCGCTACGCCGAGTCGATGACGGTCGGCTTCCCGGACCGTCGCAGCCGGCTACTGGCCGCCTTCACTTCGGCGATCGGTCTTGCCGGGGTGCTGTATCCGGGATTCGAGACCTGGCGGGAGCGGGGCCGGCTGCGGGTTCTCGTACGGGAGGAGTGGGCGCCGTACGCGGTGCACCGCGCCGTACAGCAGGACAAGCAGTCGAGCAGTAGTGGCAGCTTCGGGGACGGGGGCGGCGCCGTCGACGGGGGCGGCGACGGCGGTGGGGACGGCGGTGGCGGTGGGGACGGCGGCGGAGGCGACTGA